A region from the Candidatus Electrothrix scaldis genome encodes:
- a CDS encoding ABC transporter ATP-binding protein: protein MSSDPDFLHIIDVYKAYNGKVILDNIDLQVSRGEFCTVVGPSGCGKSTLLRLIIGAEVPTAGQILLEHKIVGPPDIHRGVVFQKYSLFPHLTVLDNISLGLRLGGRQGSKEMSRKEINEEATDMLEKIRLAEHGGKYPHELSGGMQQRVAIGQSLIMKPKILVMDEPFGALDPDTREDMQLFLVELWEKEQMTIFFVTHDLEEAAFLGTRLVVLSQYYTDDRGNGNHVNRGAKITADYKPPPTMSNTAIKQSREFIELITCIRREGFDPDFLQHASEFKLMHPDSFQTLTNAESELECSN from the coding sequence ATGAGTTCTGATCCCGATTTTCTCCACATTATCGATGTGTACAAGGCCTATAACGGTAAAGTAATCCTGGATAATATTGATCTCCAGGTGAGCAGAGGAGAGTTCTGTACCGTGGTTGGCCCCAGCGGTTGCGGCAAATCAACCCTGTTGCGCCTGATAATCGGGGCAGAGGTGCCCACAGCTGGACAAATCCTGCTTGAACATAAAATTGTGGGGCCACCAGACATCCATCGTGGCGTAGTTTTTCAGAAGTATTCTCTCTTTCCCCACCTGACTGTGCTGGATAATATCAGCTTGGGCCTGCGCCTCGGCGGACGACAGGGCTCAAAGGAGATGTCGCGCAAAGAAATAAACGAGGAAGCAACAGACATGCTGGAGAAGATCCGGTTGGCCGAGCATGGCGGAAAATATCCTCATGAGTTGTCGGGCGGTATGCAGCAGCGTGTGGCTATCGGGCAGTCTCTGATTATGAAACCAAAAATTCTGGTTATGGATGAGCCTTTTGGTGCCCTTGATCCTGATACCAGGGAAGATATGCAGCTTTTTTTGGTGGAACTCTGGGAGAAAGAGCAAATGACGATCTTCTTTGTTACCCATGATCTGGAAGAGGCTGCCTTTCTCGGCACCAGACTTGTAGTGCTGTCGCAGTATTATACTGATGACAGGGGAAATGGCAATCACGTCAATCGCGGGGCCAAGATTACAGCTGATTACAAACCACCCCCTACTATGAGTAACACCGCAATCAAACAGAGCAGAGAATTTATCGAGCTGATTACCTGCATACGCAGAGAAGGCTTTGACCCTGATTTTCTCCAGCATGCAAGTGAATTCAAGTTGATGCATCCAGACTCCTTTCAGACTTTGACCAATGCGGAAAGTGAGTTGGAATGTTCTAATTAA
- a CDS encoding outer membrane beta-barrel protein — MKKILSAAALSALMFTAAPGMAGNMKIMPPSLGADCPADCQDQIDQLNSSQARQDEQLQALEESQVRQDQAIDANAADIKTNLEEIEKLKNHETYNPWYVKATLQLTWMGSMDLDKEEYGFQADADTGYGFGISAGRQFDNFRIEGELGGRTADIKAEGLSDITITTAMLNGFYGVPVYGPFSVYGTAGAGTAKVEMAFANGDDSEVTFAYKAGAGVAMDIARNMAVDLGYEYLRTGDVEFGRDHEMLRVDDLKSSALNASLRYSF; from the coding sequence ATGAAGAAAATACTGAGCGCCGCAGCACTCTCGGCCCTGATGTTTACGGCAGCGCCCGGCATGGCCGGAAATATGAAAATTATGCCTCCCTCCTTAGGTGCTGACTGTCCTGCTGATTGTCAAGATCAAATTGACCAACTGAACTCCAGCCAGGCACGACAAGATGAGCAACTCCAGGCCCTGGAAGAGAGTCAGGTCCGTCAGGACCAAGCCATTGATGCCAATGCAGCAGACATCAAAACTAACCTGGAAGAAATTGAGAAACTGAAAAACCATGAGACGTATAATCCCTGGTATGTCAAGGCCACCCTTCAGTTAACCTGGATGGGATCTATGGACCTGGACAAGGAAGAATACGGTTTCCAGGCAGACGCAGATACAGGATATGGTTTCGGTATCTCAGCCGGTCGTCAATTTGATAATTTTCGGATTGAGGGGGAACTTGGTGGCCGAACAGCTGACATCAAAGCTGAAGGCCTTTCCGATATTACCATCACCACAGCTATGCTGAACGGTTTCTACGGAGTACCTGTCTATGGCCCCTTCTCAGTGTACGGAACCGCTGGTGCAGGTACCGCAAAAGTAGAAATGGCTTTTGCCAATGGTGATGACAGCGAAGTAACCTTTGCCTACAAAGCTGGCGCTGGCGTGGCTATGGATATTGCCCGAAATATGGCCGTTGATCTGGGCTATGAATATCTGCGTACCGGTGATGTAGAATTTGGCCGTGACCACGAAATGCTGCGAGTGGACGACCTGAAGAGTAGCGCACTCAACGCTTCGCTCCGCTACTCCTTCTAA
- a CDS encoding DUF1015 domain-containing protein, producing the protein MAVVAPFRGVRYNPEKIERLEDVVTPPYDVISTDDEKKLLQKNPYSMINLDLRNISQGTTEDDGRYEKARARFQSWQEESVLVQDAQPAIYLYYIDYNHPSGRRLTRKGIVSLVGLAEFAEGIVKPHEKTFSGVISDRLQLMETCKAQFSQIFSIYSDREQEVITSLEKVREAEPLLQVDDQNANTHTLWRVTDEETLKQIHHFFTGKSVYIADGHHRYTTALDCRRRAHAQDPNLPGDHPCNYIMMYLCACEDEGLSVLPTHRLVRWPGAMTADQLQERMQQGMLVTEIKQGSRETLIAEVMSRMNEAESSHGTPAFGVYHPGEDRAFLLQMQEETIAQSPSLVDKPNVLQELDVVVLSDLLIQDYLGLGHDQCVCEGLVSYISDADVALDAAVKESVLQESHTPLLFLLNPTKVEQVLKVADSDNIMPHKSTYFYPKIMTGLLLNKLDDEQHIQPLP; encoded by the coding sequence ATGGCTGTTGTTGCCCCGTTTCGTGGCGTGCGTTACAACCCGGAAAAAATTGAGCGACTTGAGGATGTCGTCACCCCACCCTATGACGTTATTTCCACTGATGACGAGAAAAAACTGCTGCAAAAAAATCCCTATTCCATGATTAATCTGGATTTGCGCAATATCTCGCAGGGAACAACCGAGGATGACGGGCGTTATGAAAAGGCTCGGGCAAGATTCCAATCCTGGCAGGAAGAAAGCGTGTTGGTCCAGGATGCGCAGCCAGCCATCTATCTCTACTACATCGATTACAACCACCCCAGTGGACGACGCCTGACCCGTAAAGGAATCGTCAGCTTGGTTGGCTTGGCAGAGTTTGCCGAAGGCATTGTCAAACCCCATGAGAAGACCTTCTCTGGAGTTATCAGCGACCGCCTCCAGCTCATGGAAACCTGCAAAGCCCAGTTCAGCCAGATTTTTTCTATCTATTCAGACCGCGAACAGGAAGTCATCACAAGCCTGGAAAAGGTCCGGGAAGCAGAGCCTCTTCTGCAGGTTGATGACCAGAATGCCAATACCCACACCCTCTGGCGGGTGACAGATGAAGAAACCCTGAAGCAAATTCACCATTTCTTTACCGGGAAATCCGTGTACATTGCAGATGGACATCATCGCTATACCACAGCCCTGGATTGCCGCAGACGGGCCCATGCCCAAGATCCTAATCTACCCGGGGATCATCCCTGTAATTATATTATGATGTACCTCTGCGCCTGTGAGGATGAGGGCCTCTCTGTCCTGCCCACCCACCGACTGGTTCGCTGGCCTGGTGCCATGACCGCTGATCAGCTGCAAGAACGGATGCAGCAGGGCATGCTTGTCACGGAGATCAAGCAAGGCAGCCGGGAAACCCTTATTGCTGAGGTAATGAGCAGAATGAATGAGGCAGAGAGCAGCCACGGTACCCCTGCCTTTGGTGTGTATCATCCAGGTGAAGACCGAGCTTTTCTCCTCCAGATGCAGGAGGAAACCATTGCTCAATCACCCTCCCTCGTCGATAAACCGAATGTTCTACAGGAGCTTGATGTCGTTGTCCTTTCTGACCTCCTTATCCAGGATTATCTTGGCCTCGGCCATGACCAATGTGTCTGCGAAGGACTGGTCAGCTATATCAGCGATGCTGATGTCGCCTTGGACGCAGCAGTCAAGGAAAGCGTACTCCAGGAAAGTCATACCCCCCTCCTCTTTCTTCTCAATCCCACTAAGGTGGAGCAGGTGCTCAAGGTGGCAGACAGCGACAACATTATGCCGCATAAATCCACCTATTTCTATCCGAAAATCATGACAGGCTTACTCCTGAACAAACTGGATGATGAACAGCATATTCAGCCTCTTCCCTGA
- a CDS encoding tRNA1(Val) (adenine(37)-N6)-methyltransferase codes for MIDPTTPPLTDDTLFNGRLICRQHRDGYRFSLDAVLLAHFCQPASRDRVLDLGTGCGVIGLVLSYRHPDIQLTGLELQPALAALAQSNVQINNLQDRFTVVPGDLRTVKQHFQAESFELVLSNPPYHKVGCGRLSEADERALARHELTADPESVIAAAAFAVKNRGTVACIYPAERLATVTAAMMKKRLIPKRIQPVYSYPEDNRARLVMIEAMKNGGEGVRLLPPLYIYQYPNGPYSAEVKKMYAG; via the coding sequence GTGATTGATCCAACAACTCCCCCGTTAACTGATGACACTTTGTTCAACGGGCGCCTTATCTGTCGTCAACATCGGGACGGCTACCGTTTTTCCCTGGATGCAGTACTCCTGGCCCATTTCTGCCAGCCTGCATCCAGAGACAGGGTGCTGGATCTGGGAACAGGCTGCGGAGTCATCGGTCTCGTCCTCAGTTATCGCCATCCCGATATCCAGCTTACAGGCCTGGAACTGCAACCCGCCCTGGCTGCACTCGCTCAGAGCAATGTCCAGATCAATAACCTTCAGGATCGTTTCACCGTTGTGCCGGGAGACCTGCGCACAGTCAAGCAGCACTTTCAAGCCGAGTCCTTTGAACTCGTGCTCAGCAATCCGCCCTATCATAAGGTGGGCTGCGGACGCCTGAGCGAGGCGGATGAACGTGCCCTTGCCCGCCACGAGCTCACCGCTGATCCCGAATCTGTCATTGCAGCAGCTGCCTTTGCCGTGAAAAATCGAGGTACAGTAGCCTGTATCTACCCGGCAGAACGCCTTGCCACTGTGACTGCTGCGATGATGAAGAAGCGTCTGATCCCTAAACGAATTCAACCGGTGTATAGCTACCCGGAGGATAACCGTGCCCGGCTGGTTATGATCGAGGCCATGAAAAACGGTGGTGAAGGGGTGCGTCTGTTGCCACCACTGTACATCTACCAATACCCGAATGGGCCGTACAGCGCAGAGGTCAAGAAGATGTATGCGGGATAG